From Zea mays cultivar B73 chromosome 3, Zm-B73-REFERENCE-NAM-5.0, whole genome shotgun sequence:
CGTCTCGCGATACGAGAAGTCGTTGCCCTGCCGCTCCGTGCGTGTCAACAGCGCGTGGTCGTCAGTGTGCCTGCTCTGGCGCCCTATTAATACCTTCTGCATCCACGACGCCACAAGCTCACATTCACATCGCACTCTCCTCCAGCCTCCAGGCTTGGCAAGCGTGCTTCACATGACCACATCCATGTCGAACAGCGCCGCTAGCGAGAAGCAATCGCAGCAGGCAGGCCACAGGCAGCGGCCCCCGGCGGCGTCGGCCGCGGACGCGGAGATGCAGAGGGTGTTCTGCCGCATCGACGCGGACGGCGACGGCCGGATCTCCGCCTCGGAGCTGGCCGCGGTGACGCGCGCCATCTCCCCGCCAGCGAGCTCCTCGCACGGGCGCCGCGAGGTGGCCGCCATGATGGACGAGCTGGACACGGACCGCGACGGCTTCGTGGACCTCGGCGAGTTCAGGGCGTTCcacgcgcgcggcggcggcggcgtggacGACGACGCCGAGCTCCGCGCCGCCTTCGACGTCTACGACGTCGACGGCGACGGCCGCGTcacggcggccgagctgggcaagGTGCTCGCGCGCATCGGCGAGGGCGGATGCAGCGCCGAGGAGTGCGAGCGGATGGTCGCCGGCGTCGACGCCGACGGCTGCGTCGGGTTCGAGGACTTCAAGAAGATGATGTGCCCCCAGCCGCAAGCCGAAGCCGGCGCCGCCGGGCGGGACAAGgcagaggccgaggccgaggacaAGGAGGAGTGACGGGTGTAGTCAGGGGGGAACGGGAACGGCTGGAGTTGTTTGCGTCTCGCGTTCTTTTCACCTGTACGCAGGAAATACTCCTCCTGCATAAGACTACTGTACTTTTGGATAAAAAATTTTATTTCTACATGACTATCACGTAGATGTAGGAGCAGTATCTATAACTGTAGGAGTATATACTAGCACCTATTATCTACAGTATTGTACGCCCTCTGTGCGTGAGTCGCTCTCTGTGTCTGTACGGTGTAGGTGTAGGggaccgaattttttgtattttagcccttaaacagaagtaaatttacgtttagacctaaaaaaattttaaatgcagttttggacccttagctcggcgccatagcctgtggcgccgagctaacacagctcggcgccacagcctatggcgccgagctatgaCGTGGCCGCAACGGCTAGCTGCGTCCAGGGCTGACCTGGCGCTgacgtggcggcggcgcggcctcgtagctcggcgccacagatcttggcgccgagctacgaattcctataaaaacgcccgcgcggctggccgagagcagctcatttcatcccatttccaaacttcgtaaaaatttcctggattcaaagatttgagttggttcacttcgtagaccaaggtatgatttcgaactgattcgttttgtatattaggtttttagtttaataatttgtatacacctattatattatcatttcgattattagtttgtgtaaacttattataaagcataataggtacaagtgataattataatcgtttattagataaaagacatgtaccgagaggcgttgtggcagaagagagatcgtcctcgggagttatatccggacgtatctagtaaggatgctcctgttcctcctgaactccccgtgcctaactgtgactgtggcagactggcttgggtacatcaatcacaacatccagacacggctgctcgctgctactacctttgtggcactttggacgtacgtagcttatgacttatcacttaattttgttcgcattcatttttttgtagatatgtaatagtgcatctttccattattttagggacatcagaagtgtttctttttccagtggatcgatggtcctgataaatttgaccctcgatatcttcttttcgttaattggttgagtggaaagacaagtcatgagcgttttaagcgttgggtacctcctcccccgaatcctccaccaatgacggatgaggagaaggaggtagcaacagaaagacggatggactcaccgcctcgatgcgattgtggagaccgtgctgtcatcgacgaagactatgacaagcagttctgttgtccgaatattgattatgtgagcccattgatacgctaaatgtataaactagtttttatttacaataaattactaattttttctcttgcagccatacgggtggcgtaagtgtcgtttcagagagtggttgtatggtcctttgtcccaatggccagagccagaggtaaaggaaaagtgatacatggggtgggcggcagaagaggtcaaatttgatccagtactctgcaaatgtggtattgaagctaagtatggattagttccttcggagcttggcgttggatatttttgtggacatatggtcgattacgatgaggttggtattttttttgcaccagatgtaatgttatagcggtacttactatttttttgtaggagacgaggaaatgcagttgggagagttacgacgccaaaggagaggtgatgcgcacaatagagtccaagagaataatgggacagaagatgcgttgtggatctcgactcgttgattcgtacattaacgatcgcatacgcgacatgcgtagggaagcaaaatctgccttttatgatagcccgaagcgtgcagagtataggaggttgaaggcggcagatgagaagagagcacaggatgcaagggaatgggaagcggctcaagccgagaagcagatgttggataatcttgctgatcgcctcaagggaagtaagtgagataaatgatattataattatgttagtacaatttatttatcctgactttgctaacttaattttctcattatatttgcagagattggaagcggcgtaaactatttggccgatgaggcgcatgcgagatatgttcaggataaaatggcaacggttgagctgatggaggaggaggacgacgacacatctagattgagtgagcttatcgccctcgcagaggcaggattacatgaagaagaggaggacgacatgtcaaggttgagtgagctcatagcactagctgaggctggattacgtgctcaagaggaagaggatgagtttatgtcacaggccgccgcagaggtagaggcagcttattacaagaagaagtctgatgaggctgaggctgaggatgagctattctcccaagctgcagatgaagcagaagccaattattacaaaagaactggtgacaagtgtgatgcaggacaatgcagcaagtggaatgaggttgttgttgaggattgcgcgacggatgactccgaagatgagttactcatagattgtgattcagactgaagaattgtagcctattatgtagtatttacgtatccaaaataatttagaactctaaagatgtgttacttattgcttattatgttttttacagttcacaaaaaaattttgcaagagttccccttgttttattaacaaccacagttcaaataatcacatattataagacatataagcatttcaacatataatacatcacaaaataacatcgaatataaaaacatccacagaacatagttcttcatataatgtccacaaccaaagtccaaaatacaagttccccaacacatagtccaaaacacataacatagttcatattacaacgtctccagcataagtccaaatcacacagtccatatcacaaaagtattcatttcctcctagtcttacccttgcccttggccccaagagcgtcggtgcctggagtgtaagggtctcgtggacgccttctacgtggtgtcagctgtgatggctgagttgtaggagcatcctgcaactgagacggtccaatctccacctgacctgcggcgccagcgccagcgccagcgtcgtcgtcgtcgtcgtcatcgtcgtcgtcgtcgtcgtcctgggccacgttctcaaacgtgtcccgcgtcgatctcgacgagctgagtcctgctgtagatggtccaactgcacaaatgggaggttgaacgtcctgctgcatacgaggcacaggcagctgcacgtcaacgcctgctagagaccggcatccacaccgagccgttgctcgacgaagacgacgtgataccctctgtaatcgaaatgttagttaaagacatatgttacaacatacaaataaacaagttttctgttagacattgatactcactgatagtaacgatagcgtagtagtatctgaagttctctgtgagatacgctcgagttcaacaacagatacgagcatagagtttccctatcACAAGACATTAGGATGCTCAAAAGTAGACATAAAACATTGAATTGAAATCTCTAATTTTATTAAAGAAATAGTTACCACTCTAtcaaggattggagcagcctcaatttgggatccgtgccgagcagctatgtcgaaagctgtgtcttcgtcgtctgacgattcttgctcggcgtagtctgctGCTGTCCACTGTCCCTTCAGCTTGCACCTAGTCACACCAGAATACCAAATCAAATACCTCCGGAAGTTGTAGTTTGTGTGCGCCTGGTCATTCTCATAGTTCAGATCCCCCTGCTGGTTCCATTCATCAATGTAATCACGATGGTGCGTCTCGAAGTCCGTGACCTTCTTCTGTCTCTGTCTGTCGAACCTGCAAAAGTTAGAACCATATATTAGCGACTAACTGATATTTCAATTATTAGTTAGAATAACAAGTGCATGTAGTAACTCACTTATGAAGTTCTATTGAAGTCGAGAATGGCTCCACCGGAAACTCCTGGCGCAATCCGAACTGTCGAGCAACTCTGTGGGGCAAGTGGTACTCAACAGCATAAAAACAGATGAGGGGACACCTCATGAGGTAGATGTCCTCGTCTATTGAGCACATGCTGCTCAACTGTATGCTGGCGAAATATGGATCAAGATACGGTTGCCAAGTCACCTGCAAAAGTTTTAGAAAGCCCatgtaagcacgctggtgtcgtgtgataaaagtagaaaggacatgtaaaaagaaaaaaggagacaactcaccatcgaaggagtaagtgcgtcgatctcgtttgagtactccacgtaagcacgctggtgtcgtgcgaatggctcctcgacctggtcccagcggtaagcagccgtgggcttaagccgatgtccggctaccacgaaccactcacgaggaggaaactctctgggtcgcccgacgggtatgtgtgcccacatccacagctgtagtaggtagacacatccacctaagctggcggtcctcgacgaacgacgacaagcctcgcaaagttgcctgtacaggaaggccaacactgccgaagcccagctgtaacctccggtcgtatcccagtcagtcaggcagggcagaaacatccatgaagcgctgtcgcctgtcgcgtctggaaaaagaactgaaccaaagagatggagaatccaagctcgacaatggtatccaaccgtctgctcatctgcaccaggtggacactgcccaaagctctgcctaagccaggtcagtgggactccggtgttgtggctacctcgtagctcatccggaagcagtctcccaagaaaggcctccaccctctgcctccaaccgcctggtgatgcctgaccggtcactggacgaccCATAATGCTGAGACCAAGAATCTTCTGGCAATCTTCAAGCGTCACGGTCATCTCACCGTAGGGAAGGTGGAAAGTGTGAGTCTCTGGCCGCCACCTATTGGAAGACAAAAGAATACAAAATCATTAGTATGCAAAGTAGATTTGATAATTGTAAATATTAAACAACTAGAGAAGTCTTTACCTGTCGACCAGAGCCGTCAACGCCGCTGGGTTGAAAGTGGGCAGCCCACGGCGGACCTGGTACGATAAGACGTCCAAGCCAGCCCTCTGTAGGAGAGGAGTGTACCTCTCATCGTACCTCATCTCCTCCAGAAACCGGTCGTGGGTCCGGACCCGCAGAACGGGCAACACCTAGCAATCAAAAGAATTTTCATTAGTCAAATATAGGTCGCACATATTAATTCGAAAATTTAATTTATGTACAAAATGTTACCTCTCCCTCTGCGGTGAGACGGCCCCTGTGGTGCTCGTCGTAGTGAGGGTCCAGCAAGTGGAACTGCGCCATCCTGCAAATTAAGATATCAGCATATTATAATAAAATTTGTGTATAAAAAAATCGACATATTAGAATAAAATTtgtgtataaaaaaatatatcacacctgactaagtgtccaaatgcatgtacgtgagttgtggccaagtctaccgcattttccgcattcattctgctctgggtccacgagaaagggggacgctcgtcctctcctactgcgaccggaaacctgatccataaccatgttgcaccggctccttttcctactaccacgtttgtcccatcgatgcgctggatcagcaacgtataccggaccggtgtacggtggccattgtgactcatcaagaaatggctcaaaacgagggctccaggtacgtactaagctctctacactgaactcagaaggtattctgctctcaaatgcaaagttacgatgacgtgcggccgcaacataatgagaacatggaaaatggtattgtctaggtttaccacatccacaccagaatgcatcaagtaacacgacatgtgtcctcgaaggtcgcacctcaccgtcggaagttatgccgcctagtgttgttacctcgtatttacccagctcctcatcaaagcattgtacctcatgtctatgggcacgttcctttgcattattaaggtgtgatgttggtttaggtgcccatctctgccctcgggt
This genomic window contains:
- the LOC103649813 gene encoding Probable calcium-binding protein CML16, producing MTTSMSNSAASEKQSQQAGHRQRPPAASAADAEMQRVFCRIDADGDGRISASELAAVTRAISPPASSSHGRREVAAMMDELDTDRDGFVDLGEFRAFHARGGGGVDDDAELRAAFDVYDVDGDGRVTAAELGKVLARIGEGGCSAEECERMVAGVDADGCVGFEDFKKMMCPQPQAEAGAAGRDKAEAEAEDKEE
- the LOC109944962 gene encoding serine/threonine-protein phosphatase 7 long form homolog, which encodes MVTWQPYLDPYFASIQLSSMCSIDEDIYLMRCPLICFYAVEYHLPHRVARQFGLRQEFPVEPFSTSIELHKFDRQRQKKVTDFETHHRDYIDEWNQQGDLNYENDQAHTNYNFRRYLIWYSGVTRCKLKGQWTAADYAEQESSDDEDTAFDIAARHGSQIEAAPILDRVVTISLIKLEISIQCFMSTFEHPNVL